A region from the Variovorax sp. RKNM96 genome encodes:
- a CDS encoding DctP family TRAP transporter solute-binding subunit: MKFRRTLLGLAAVAATLGLFSTGAMAQAAYKPEYKMSLVLGPPTPWGQAGKIWADLVKERTQGRINIKLYPGVSLIQGDQTREFSALRQGVIDMAVGSTINWSPQVKQLNLFSMPFLMPDYAAIDALTQGDVGKEMFKTLDKAGVVPLAWGENGYREITNSKKPIKSPEDLKGMKIRVVGSPIYSDMFTALGANPTQMSWADAQPALASGAVDGQENPLFLFTVLKMHTVGQKFVTAWGYVADPLVFVVNKEIWASWTPADQAIVRQAALDAGKQEIAIARKGLVEADKPVFKDIAAMGVTVTQLTPEERQAFVKATRPVYDKWKSMVGADLVAQAEKAIAARKK, translated from the coding sequence ATGAAATTCCGCCGCACCCTGCTGGGCCTCGCCGCCGTCGCCGCCACGCTCGGGCTCTTCTCGACCGGCGCCATGGCGCAGGCCGCCTACAAGCCCGAGTACAAGATGTCGCTGGTGCTCGGCCCACCCACGCCGTGGGGCCAAGCCGGAAAGATCTGGGCCGACCTCGTGAAGGAGCGCACCCAGGGCCGCATCAACATCAAGCTGTACCCGGGCGTGTCGTTGATCCAGGGCGACCAGACGCGCGAGTTCAGCGCGCTGCGCCAGGGCGTGATCGACATGGCCGTGGGCTCGACCATCAACTGGTCGCCGCAGGTCAAGCAGCTCAACCTGTTCTCGATGCCCTTCCTGATGCCCGACTACGCGGCCATCGACGCGCTCACGCAGGGCGACGTGGGCAAGGAAATGTTCAAGACCCTCGACAAGGCTGGCGTGGTGCCGCTCGCCTGGGGCGAGAACGGTTACCGCGAAATCACCAACTCCAAGAAGCCGATCAAGTCGCCCGAGGACCTGAAGGGCATGAAGATCCGCGTGGTCGGTTCGCCGATCTATTCGGACATGTTCACAGCGCTGGGCGCCAACCCCACGCAGATGAGCTGGGCCGATGCGCAGCCCGCGCTCGCGAGCGGCGCGGTCGATGGCCAGGAGAACCCGCTCTTCCTGTTCACCGTGCTCAAGATGCACACCGTGGGCCAGAAGTTCGTGACCGCCTGGGGCTACGTGGCCGACCCGCTGGTGTTCGTGGTGAACAAGGAGATCTGGGCTTCGTGGACGCCAGCCGACCAGGCCATCGTGCGCCAGGCCGCGCTCGATGCGGGCAAGCAGGAAATCGCCATCGCGCGCAAGGGCCTCGTGGAAGCCGACAAGCCGGTGTTCAAGGACATCGCCGCCATGGGCGTGACGGTGACGCAGCTCACGCCGGAAGAGCGCCAAGCCTTTGTGAAGGCGACGCGCCCGGTGTACGACAAGTGGAAGTCGATGGTGGGTGCGGACCTCGTCGCACAGGCCGAGAAGGCGATTGCCGCGCGCAAGAAGTAA